Proteins encoded within one genomic window of Gallus gallus isolate bGalGal1 chromosome 1, bGalGal1.mat.broiler.GRCg7b, whole genome shotgun sequence:
- the ASCL1 gene encoding achaete-scute homolog 1: MASGSPAGMASGQPPFLQPACFFAAAVAAAAAAAPPGPPPGAPPPPLPQLSPAGGRPSPGGKPSAARAAKRQRSASPELMRCKRRLNFSGFGYSLPQQQPAAVARRNERERNRVKLVNLGFATLREHVPNGAANKKMSKVETLRSAVEYIRALQQLLDEHDAVSAAFQAGVLSPTISPGYSHDMNSMAGSPVSSYSSDEGSYDPLSPEEQELLDFTSWF; this comes from the coding sequence ATGGCCAGCGGCAGCCCCGCCGGGATGGCCAGCGGGCAGCCGCCCTTCCTGCAGCCCGCCTGCTTCTTCGCCGCCGCCgtggccgccgccgccgccgccgctccgccggggccgcccccgggggcgccgccgccgccgctcccgcaGCTGAGcccggcgggcgggcggccgtCTCCCGGCGGGAAGCCGTCCGCGGCGCGGGCCGCCAAGCGGCAGCGCTCGGCCTCGCCGGAGCTGATGCGCTGCAAGAGGCGGCTCAACTTCAGCGGCTTCGGCTACAGCCTCCCGCAGCAGCAGCCCGCCGCCGTAGCGCGGCGCAACGAGCGGGAGCGCAACCGCGTCAAGCTGGTGAACTTGGGCTTCGCCACGCTCCGCGAGCACGTCCCCAACGGCGCGGCCAACAAGAAGATGAGCAAAGTGGAGACGCTGCGCTCCGCCGTCGAGTACATCCgcgccctgcagcagctgctcgaCGAGCACGACGCCGTCAGCGCCGCCTTCCAGGCCGGCGTGCTGTCGCCCACCATCTCGCCCGGTTACTCCCACGACATGAACTCCATGGCGGGCTCCCCCGTCTCCTCCTACTCCTCCGACGAGGGCTCCTACGACCCGCTCAGCCCcgaggagcaggagctgctcgACTTCACCAGCTGGTTCTGA